The Lysobacter panacisoli genome includes a window with the following:
- a CDS encoding cytochrome b: MFGKVRRYTPGLRRLHWLMAVLILLVYVAIEQRGLFQRGSPERAAMMQTHFWLGLSVFVLVAWRLALRVRHGAPPIHPALPLWQALPAGLLHLLLYAFLIAMPVLGLLTAWTDGKVLYVPFSQIALPALMAPDPALAERLEDLHGSIGEFFYWVIGLHVVAALYHHYVRRDDTLRRML, encoded by the coding sequence ATGTTCGGCAAGGTCCGTCGTTACACCCCCGGCCTGCGCAGGCTGCACTGGCTGATGGCGGTGCTGATCCTCCTGGTCTACGTGGCGATCGAACAGCGCGGCCTGTTCCAGCGCGGTTCGCCGGAACGCGCCGCGATGATGCAGACGCATTTCTGGCTGGGCTTGTCCGTATTCGTGCTGGTGGCGTGGCGCCTCGCGTTGCGCGTGCGCCACGGCGCGCCGCCGATCCATCCGGCGTTGCCCTTGTGGCAGGCGTTGCCGGCAGGCCTGTTGCACCTGCTGCTTTACGCGTTCCTGATCGCGATGCCTGTACTCGGACTGCTGACGGCATGGACGGACGGCAAGGTGCTGTACGTGCCGTTCTCGCAGATCGCGTTGCCCGCGCTCATGGCGCCGGATCCGGCCCTCGCCGAACGGCTCGAGGACCTGCACGGCAGCATCGGCGAGTTCTTCTACTGGGTCATCGGCCTGCACGTGGTCGCCGCGCTGTACCACCATTACGTCCGTCGCGACGACACGCTGCGGCGCATGCTGTGA